DNA from Raphanus sativus cultivar WK10039 unplaced genomic scaffold, ASM80110v3 Scaffold2172, whole genome shotgun sequence:
aagagAAGTTAAACGAAGTTTTACTCTTTGCAAGAAACGCCTTCGCTTCGTGCAAGCTTATGTGATGACCGGTTTTAACTTCAGGTACAGTTGAGCTTGAGTTCTTATCCTTGTTGTCTGTGTTTTCATCGATCCTTTCCTGACTGCTCACTGGCCTCCATACTTTTACAGTTGATTGCTCTGATGACGGTTTCGCCTCAACAGTCTTCTTTCTTCGCTCCTCTTCACTGCATTTTGTTTGGTTATGTTCTCCGGTGCTTCGGATTGTTACACTTACCGATCCAATCAGAACTTCACTGTTCTTTGCTTGATCCTGTTCATTCACTGCCGCATCTGGTAATATCGTTTTGGGGTTATTGGCTTTTCGGCTCCAAACTTTAGTAGCATTGCCTCTTACGTCTCTGTTAGTTCCATTCTTTCGGATGCCTCCAAGTTTTGGCGCATGATTACCGTGGAACCCATTCGGCATTCCATGCTGTGATCTTTTCTCCATTTGCCTTCGCCCACTTCGCGGCCTTTCCATGTTTTGGCCATTACCAAAACCATCATCATCAACCATTGGCGCTTGAGTTTCAGCGTTTCTCCCATTGTCCATTTCCAAAACTTGAGGTTCCTCGAGGGATGAAGAATCCTCAATCGGTATGGAATCTGATCTCTGCGCCTCGGAATCTGAAGCTACATATAACGGGCTTGATGACTCAGCTGGGGAATGTTGTTCTTCTGATGTGGTACTTTCGTCTTCTTTAACATCTTTTTTCTGGTCCTTTACTCTTTGTTCTTTCTGTCtcagcttcttcctcttctttctctccaaGAGCTCGGCTTGTCTGCTCCAGACATAATACCGGTGAATAAGACTTAACAGTTAGAAACTTAGAGAACCATGGATCTTGTAACGTTATAAGACCAGCATTGCAATTGATAAGAACGCACCTTCTTTGAgcagcttcttcctcttcaacCAGTAAATTTTGGCACCTCAGGGCTTCCGCATCTTTGTCAGCAAGCCATGCTTTGATCTTTACATTAAGAATACAAAGATTAATCACATGTAACGGATACATGCAAAGCAAAGTCCTAGTATTGACACTTTGCATTGCCAACTAGAGAGGAATGGTGAAACCTTGAATGAAAAAAGTTACCAATCGCTGTTCCAGAAGAAAGCTTGCGCTAGCAACGACATTTTTTGCCTCCAGTACATTTTTTCCAATTTCCCCGTCAAATATGTATTTTTGCAGTTGTGCAGCCTCGTTACACA
Protein-coding regions in this window:
- the LOC130494768 gene encoding uncharacterized protein LOC130494768 — its product is DVAGESVESGVISLIEKPGYTALPQYYLRAGSDLLDIIQARTPRFKISSQKLFSILDEGSEKTFLCNEAAQLQKYIFDGEIGKNVLEAKNVVASASFLLEQRLIKAWLADKDAEALRCQNLLVEEEEAAQRRQAELLERKKRKKLRQKEQRVKDQKKDVKEDESTTSEEQHSPAESSSPLYVASDSEAQRSDSIPIEDSSSLEEPQVLEMDNGRNAETQAPMVDDDGFGNGQNMERPRSGRRQMEKRSQHGMPNGFHGNHAPKLGGIRKNGTNRDVRGNATKVWSRKANNPKTILPDAAVNEQDQAKNSEVLIGSVSVTIRSTGEHNQTKCSEEERRKKTVEAKPSSEQSTVKVWRPVSSQERIDENTDNKDKNSSSTVPEVKTGHHISLHEAKAFLAKRWKEATTEEHVTLVLSRETDMSGNNNSHESSNGVINTARPKRRKKPEQGTKVKYVPKQRIP